Below is a window of Callithrix jacchus isolate 240 chromosome 15, calJac240_pri, whole genome shotgun sequence DNA.
GGCTGAAGACATATTTAGAGAACCATTTAGTGAGGGTGGCAGAAGGAAAATTTCCCTATTTCCTACTTGGTTTTGCTTAAGAAGTGAATgcttcctggccaggcgcagtggttcgcacctgtaatcccagcactttgggaggctgaggtgggcagatcacctgaggtcaggagttcgagaccagcctgaccaacatggagaaaccccatctctactaaaaatacaaaaaattagctgggtgtggtggtgcatacctgtaatcccaggtacttaggaggctgaagcaggacaatcacttgaacctgggaggtggagggcaaaggttgcagtgggccacaattgtgccattgcactccagcttggacaataagagcaaaactctgtctaaaaaaaaaaaaaagaagtgaatgcTTCCTCTATTAAAACTTTTAATGCTTTATCCATGTAGCCTCAAAAAGGGTGACTGTTGAATCACAACCCAAGAAAATGCCTAGCAGTTGACAGGTGAGACAGCTGAATGCTCATGGCTCCAACGTGGGAGTAGGGTCCTTGGAGTCCATTTCTTACTCTCCCGCTACTGTCAGTGTTATGTTTTCTGACATGAAGGCATAAAGGCAGGACTGTCTTTCATAAGCAGGGattcagaaaatgtttatagaatggctaaatgaataaacagactTTTCCATGGAAGTTTGCCAAGAGGAGATTAAGGAGGCTCCAGGAAAATTGGAGTCATTTTGCTTATCAGGAGCAAGCCACTTTATTGTTGCAGAAGgaacatgtacatgtgtgtacattgTGTCTAGAAAAGGGTTGTAGAGTGATCCCTGCTGGGCAGCAGAATCATGCAACTTGCAGAATGCtgtatcttcttcttcttttttttttttttttacttttactttcactttctttttcttattttttttttagaatgctGTATCTTTTTTCATCTACCATCAGAGTTACAAAACAAGCAGTACAGTAATCATTATCTCCATTTGACAAGTGAGCACATGTCCCTTTTACGTTGCAAAATACAATTACCCTTCTTAATAGTTCCGCAGTCTTAAGTCATTTcaccattaactcaaaagtctacagtccaaagtctcatctgagacatgGTAAGTCCttttcacctatgagcctgtaaaatcaaagactagttagttacttctaagatacaatggtggtacaggcatttggtaaatgctcccattccaaatgggagaaattggctaaaacaaaggggCTTCATGTCCCATGCAAGTCCGAAACCCAGTAGGACAATCATTaagtcttaaagctccaaaaatACTctctgactccatgtctcacatccaggtcatactGATGGAGAAGATTggttcccaaggccttgggcatctcagcccctgtggctctgcagggtataGCCCCCATGGTTGCATTCACCAGCTCACATTGAGTGCCTGCACCggggtgcaagctgttggtggatttaccattctggggtctggaggatggtggccctcttctcacagctcaacTAGGCAATACCTCAgtgggactctgtgtgggggctccaaccttACATTTCCCCTCCACACTGCCTTAGTAGAGGATATCCATGATGGCTCTGACCCTGCAGCAGAATTCTggctggacatccaggtgtttccatacctcctctgaaatctaggaggaggttcccaaacctcagctcTTGCCTTCTGCACACCCATGGGCCCAACACCATGTGAAAGGtgccaaggcttggagcttgcaccctctgaagccacagcccaagctataccttggcctcttttaaccatggctggagctggactgactgggacacagggcaccatgtcatgaggctgcacagagcagctagaccctgggcctggcctatGAAACCATTGTTTCTTCCTAGTCCTCCAGGCCTGTGCTGGGAGGGGTTGCTGTGaatgtctctgaaatgccttgaaGACATTTTCTCTGTTGTCTTGGCTATTCACATTTGAGTCCTCTGTACTTActcaaatttctgcagcaggcttgaatttctccccagaaaatgggtttttcttttctaccatgtggccaggctgcaaattttccaaacttttatgctctgctttcctcttaaatataagttccagtttcagatcTTTTTCACAACTATGGTGGACACTTTTTTAGAAACAGCCaggtcacttcttgaatgctttgctgtttagaaatttcttctgccagataccctgaatcatctctctcaagtccaAAGTTCCACGGATATCTAGGGAAGGGGCAAAATGCTGTTGgtttctttgctaaagcatagcaagaaagaccattgctccagttcccaataagtttctcatctccatctgagaccacatcagcctggacttcattgtccatatcaccatCAGCATTTTATTCAAAACCAttgaacaagtctctaggaagttccaaactttcccacatcttcctctcttcttctgagccctccaaactgttccaacctttgcctgttacccagttccaaagttgcttccacatttccaGGTATCTTTATATTGGTGCCCCACtttcctggtaccaattttctgtattagtctgctttcacactgctataaagaactaacctgagactgggtaatttatgaagagaagAGGATTAATtgtttcacagttctgcaggcttaacagcaagcatgactgggaggcctcaggaaacttacaatcacagtgaaaggtaaaggggaagcaaggaacTTCTTCACattgtggcaggagagagagcacacagagggaagtgccacacacttttaaacaattagatctcttgagaactcactattatgagaatagAAAGGGGGAAATCCGCCCCCACCACTTGATcccatcacttcccaccaggcccctcctcctatttgacatgagagttgggcagggacacaaatccaaaccataccaAAGTCCTAGATAATGAACAGGAACTTTGCTAGGATTTAAGTATTAGTGAATTACAAAGTTGAATTATCACAGTGCAGTAAGTCCTATCTTCTGCCAATACCCAAAGCTCCTGTATTGAAGAGCTGTGACTCCCATTTTAGGGAGTCTTTCAGTTTCAAAAAACCTTTCAGTGGGAGAGCTTGGGAACTACAGAATCTAAGGAGCCTGCTGGTTCTAGCACTACACTGGTGAGATAAATATTAAAGGAGAGAGTTCCTTAACATCTCGGCGGGTGCAACCTAATAGAGCAAATCCTGTGTGGTTTATTGAAGGGGAAGTTATTTTTACTGCATGCTGTGCTATGCACATACCAGAGCAAGTGAACTTTAAAATGTACCTTATTTAGATAACATTTTAGGTTTTCTGCCCCACATACTGGTAAAAGCAGTAACCATGAGATTGTGAGGAGCTGGTTTGATGACAATAAACAAGGGTTAGATGTCTATGCTCTGAGGTATTCTCAAGGTCTACACAAGTTAGTGTTATCTGATCTTATTTGGCTTTTTCAATATAAATTACTGGGGAGAGGTAACATATATCGAAAACTGAGTTTGCAGGTAACCTTAAATCTTTTAGTAAAATATCAAGAGGAAGTCAGCAGATATTAATTGAACAGCAATGTAGGGCTATATGTTGTTTCGGAGTTAGCGATCAAAAGTTCTTATTCTTAAAATGTTACATTCTGTTGGGGAAACATAGACAATAAAGACCTAAgtaaaattacttaaatattaaTTCATGTAATATAGAAATTACAGTATGTTAATTGAGTCTGACTATCTGCTTTGTCAGTGTGTTTAGGGAAACCTTCTCTGAGGAGGAGACACTTTTTCTCAGAGAAATTGGAAAAGCTCTCAAGATTTGCCAGCCACTGTTCTGGGTATTGCTTCAGCTGTTAGCGTCAGTAGCATTATTTGTGCACATGAACATACACatacctatcttttttttttaatatcctttgtactttttttttttcaagatggagtctcactctgttaaccaggctggagtgcagtggtgcagtcttggctcactgcaacttccacttcccgggttcaagtgattctcctgcctcagcctcttgagtagttgggactacaggtacatgtcaccacacccagctaattttttgtatttttagtagagacaggtttcaccatgttggccaggctggtctcaaactcctgactgcaggtgatccacagtcagcctcccaaagtgctgggattacaggtgtgagtcaccacgcccagctgtcaGCTACAGAAAGGAACTTGTTTGTACTTCTGACTGTTCCTTTCTGTCAGCTAATGCCCTCAAGAATGTACTGAAGTGCTCTCCTGGCTCCTTTTTAAAATGGTTCTTCATAAGAAAATATGTGTCCGAAGACCTGACAGAGTGTAAATGGTTATATAATCTGGTTTTCAAGCTCCTAACAAGAGGGTCAAGAGAGGTATGGCGAATAGAATTGGAttctgctttcagtttttttcccccagtagCCTATAGTGGTGGGCTGGAAGGACACTGGCTCTTCTTTTTTCCTAGCTTTCTTTCTGGAGAGGGCTGCTAGAGGTTTGGGATTCAGTACTTTCAAGGATGCTGTTTTGAACCCAATTGTATTTCTCTGTCTCTAGGTTTCAGCCCCAGCACAGGAGCAGGAAATTCATTTGGAGGAGACAACAGCTCTGGCTGCAACAAAGGAATCTCCTCCTGCATCACCCCTCAGTGGGGGCTCAGACTTTGGAGCCCACCTGCACCCTCCTTATGACCCAAGGACACACCACTTCGCCAATGGGGACTTTGGTACTTATCTCCCCAACTTTGGCCTTAAGTCatgcctcctttcttttttctggagTCTCCTTTCCTTTATCTGCCCATCTCCTACCCCGTGGAATCCCTCATTGCTCCACTGTCTGTTCTTCTTCCCTAGTGACCctatttgttccttttgcttattcTCTAATCATTCACGTGTTAGTAAGTTTTCATCAAGCACATATCATAGGAAAGGCACTGACAGAAACCAGAGAGATATAGTGCATCTGTTGTCACTGATTTCAAAGAGATGTTtttcaaggtggaaggatcagttAGTATGTGTAAGAAGAGGCAACCTCATAAGATGCACATGAATGATATCTGTTTCTCAGGCATTTGATCCTGTCACAGATGAGCAATGTGGGCATTGTAAAAAGTGATCACTGGGTAAAAAGCAAGATCATTGTGGGCTGGAACTGATAATGGATGCTTCATGAAGGAGATAGCAGTGTATTGGGCAGTAAAAATGTGGAAGAATTTTGAAGGGGAGAGAAAAGTAGTAGGCATGCCATTAGAAGATACAACAAAGACTCTAAGCTGGGGATTCCTTGAGCCCTGATTGAGGTGTGGTTGGGGAAGACTATATTTGGGCCTTGTTTATACAGGACCTTGAGCTTGAGCAGGAAGATTTTGGGAGCCAAGGATAATGTGTTAGAAATAGTATGTCAAGAGGATTACTCTGGCACAGATGAGCATTGTGGATTGAATGGGAAGGAGCCTTAGTAAAAGGCTAGTGCAGTAGAATAGATGTGAGGTAATTAATGCCTGAAGTGCAAAGAGAGGAATGGGCAAggataaatgtaaaaaatgttatCATGGAAGCATGGAACCATGGGACCTGAgtttgaaaggagaaaaaaggggaGTTACAATGTTTTGGCCAATGATGGAATCATTGAGGGAAATTGAGAAATCTAAAAGAAAGGTGATAagaacattttacttatttatttcatgtcatttatttatttattttagagagctaggatctcactctgtcacccaggctggactgcaatggcacaatcataatAGCTTACTgtacccttgaactcctgagctcaagaaatcctcccaacATGGCCTCCTAGAACTATAGGCATGACACCATGACCAGctcttgtttgaaaaaaaaaaaactttttatagaaatggggtttcttgggccaggcacggtggctgacgcctgtaatcccagcactttgggaggccgaggcgggtggatcacgaggtcaagagatcgagaccatcctggtcaacatggtgaaaccccgtctctactaaaaatacaaaaaattagctgggcatggtggtgcgtgcctatagtcccagctactcaggaggctgaggcaggagaattgcctgaacccaggaggcagaggttgcagtgagccgagattgcgccattgcactccagcctgggtaacaagagcgaaactccatctcaaaaaaaaaaaaagaaatggggtttctgctgggagcagtggcttacatacttataatcccagcactttgggaggtggagtcaggtggatcacttgagttcaggagttccagactagcctggccaacatggtgaaaccccatctctacttagcaggtgcttgtaatcccagcaactccagaggctgaggtagaattgcttgagtctgggaggcagacatttcagtgagccaagatcatgccactgtactcgagcagagtgagactctgtctcagaaagaaagaaggaaagagagaggaagaaagaaaaaaaagagaagagagagaaaaaaattttgaaagagaaagaaaagaaagagaaaaaagaggaaggggaagggagaggggaggaaaagaaagaggaaagggatgGAAAGGAAGGGAGTAAAAAatgtctccttatgttgcccatgctggtcttgaactccttgcctcaagctagcttctcacctcagcctagaACATTCATCCATTCTAGACACTGAACTTAAGGTGTTGCAGGACCCCGAAGTGAAACATCCCATAGACAGCAGGAAGCATGTGGTAGGGGTCTAGGAGAGAAGTAAGAACTGTGAGAGCAGTATTAAAGTGATGAGAGTTGGTGAGATTGCTGACAGAAAGAACAAGGAAGCACGGGGGCCTGAGTTGTAAGGAGTGTCCATAATGAGAGTGCAGGAGCAGGAAGAGGAACCGGGCCATGAGGAACCACAACTGTGAGGGGAAAGTCAGGGCTGGCTGGTGCTAGAGAAGCCATGGGAGAGAGTGTGGCCAGAATAGCTTCCTTGAAAAAGGTTCAAGAGAGTGGGGGCTTGGAGGAACACCCAATTCTCAGCTTGACCTGGGACCCTGTACTATGCCCTCCAGGGCAAATTCACAGCACACTTGGGATAAGGCCTTATTATGGAAGACGGTAAGAGTCAGTGTGTGTGAGGTGCCTGGGTTCTTATTGGGAACATAGATCTCACGGGAGCCAGAAGCAGGGCTTGTCCCACTCAtagctttctttcctccctcagcTCAACCTGCTTCTCCAGTTCCTACCCTTCCTCAAGTGGGAAACTCAGGAGACCAAGCAGGGGCAACTGTACTTCGGATGGTCAGGCCCCAGGTGAGCTtggttctttctgtttttaccaTGTCCCCAAGACTCTGGTCCAGGAATGGCTAGAGGTCTCACCACCAGCACTCTGCCCCATCCAAGACTGTTCCCATGTCTCTCCTGCATAATTGCTTCCCTGGAGGTAATGGATTCTGTCTTGCCCTGGACTTGTCCTTTTTGAGGTATCATCTCAGCTTCTCTCTCCCACACTTTTGCCCATAGAGAGCCCATACCCTGTGCCCTCTGTACCCTGATGACTCTGCACTTCAGGCTATGAATGTTCCTGAGCAGTTGGAGCTTGTCATTCCAGGATACTGTGGCGTTTGAGGACCTGTGTGTAGACTATACTCAGAAGAATCAGAAATGTCCTGCGCTCAGTCAGAGAGCAATGCACTGCAACGTGATGCCAGATAATGACCACAGCATGGCCTCCTTGGGTAATGATTCTGTTTCCTAGTCACTTAGAGTCTACATGCTGCACATTCTCTTTGCTatatttcctgtctttttaaactttttactaTGAAAATTTCCAAATGTAAACTAAAGTGAATAAGATAGGGACCCTTTCTGCATTCATCACTGAGATTCAACAGTGATCAGCATTCTCTTCACCTCATTATGCATTGACATAGTATGGTTTTGATAGGGCTTCTTGGTTGTAAGGAATAGAGGGCCACTCAAGTTATTATTAAAGTAAGGAATTCTGAGCCTTGGCTTAAAGGAATGGGAACCCAGAAGAAACTGATTAGCTAGACCAGACTGTGGGAAGCAGAGCCTTGACACCCTGGGAGCCTGagcagcaaaagcaaaaggaTGTTGATGCCTGTGTTCCAATGTGAATGTAATGTAGCTGCTCACAGTGCATCTGTTTTCTCTCTGCTTGTCCTCCTCCTGCTgcccattttcttcattgtgaatcttttgttcttttcatagCTCTTTCCTAATTGTACTTTCCGTTCTCTTACACTTGTTGCTTGCCGTGTCTCCTAATTGCTTGGCTTCTCTCCATGTATCACCTCAGATTCCACTGCTACTCATACTTGCCTTAATTTTGCCCTACCTCCAGTTCCAAATTTACTTAGAGACAGATTCCCATTGCTATGGCCATTACCCATCATCTCGCTTGGGTAGAGCTTTGGCCCAGGCCACAGCAGAGACTGAAGACCAACCTACAGATAAGCTGCCCTTGGGTCCAGTACCTGGTGCTGGTCCAATCACCTGTGGCTCATCATGGATGTTCAGGGTCACTTGGCACAAAGCATAGCAGTCTAAGCATCCCTCTCTGCAAACACTGCAGGAGAGCAGTTTCCTGAAAGGGCTTCTTGGCAGGGCAGATCCTGTGATTGATGAATTAGGGCAGTCTTATTACTGTCCTGACATACAAGATCTGTTCTTTTTGTACACTTTTCTTGTCATACCTCCATAATATAAATTTCCTGTCAACTCACCCTCATtttttccctgtctctttcttACATTTGACTTGAAGTATTTTCCAGCCTCCTCTCTTCCAACATCTTTTCCGAGAACAATGGAACCATGCAATGTTATGGTTGGAGGGGAGCTTATGTGTTCATGACTTTGCTAAGGAGACGTAGCATGCGAGTGACTTCTGTAAGATCACAGCATGCTTTGCAATCCAGTTTTTTGCTTTCCAATGGCCCTTCTGACTTGGTTCTGCTGgctcagtctcttttttttttttttttttaatttttttcttctttattatttttcttttgttaagatGCTGTTGACATTTCTGTTCTCATAGGCTCAGTCTCTTTTTTACACCTGTCTCCACTGACCATCTTCCCCTTCCTATCCCTAGGGAAAGAAATTGAGCTATTACTATTTCTCATTTGCTGTTGCTCTCAATATGTTGTCTCATTCCTTAACCATaatgtgccttttttttcaggtatGTAAGCTGTTAATGATTCTCTTTCTTAAACAGGACAAGAAATGAGTAAAAGTTGttgccttctttcttttggcAGCAGGTGAGAACAAGCTGGAGAGTTCAGAGTTGACTCCAAAGCAGGAAATTTTTAAAGGATCAAAGTCATCTAATAGAACATCTGGAGAACTCTTTGGGGTGGTTCCTGGGGGAACAGAGACTGGAGATGTTTGTGAAGATACTTTCAAGGAGTTAGAAGGACAAACCTCAGATGAAGAAAGGAGCAGACTAGAAAATGATTTCTTGGAAACAgatgaagataagaaaaaattcacaaagGACAGATTCAACAAATATAAGGAAGTTGGGGAACATACACGTCTGTCCTCCAGTCCTgctgaaaatgaagaaattttaaagggACAGAAATCCTATCAATGTGATGAATGTGGCAAAACTTTCCATCGGAGCTCTCACCTTATTGGCCATCACAGaatccacactggagagaaaccctatgagtGTAATGACTGTGGGAAGACCTTCAGGCAAACCTCTCAGCTCATTGTTCATCTCAGAACCCACACAGGGGAAAAACCCTATGAATGCAGCGAGTGTGGAAAGGCCTATAGGCACAGCTCCCATCTCGTTCAACACCAGAGACTCCATAATGGggagaaaccctataaatgtaatgaatgtgcAAAAGCCTTTACTCAGAGTTCCCGACTCATTGACCACCAGAGAATCCATACTGGGGAGAAACCTTATGAATGCAATGAGTGTGGAGAGGCATTCATTCGAAGTAAAAGTCTTGTTCGACATCAGGTCCTACACACTGGtaagaaaccttacaaatgtaatgAGTGTGGGAGAGCATTCTGTTCCAATAGAAATCTCATTGACCATCAGAGAACCCACACTGGGGAGAAGCCTTATGAGTGTAgtgaatgtggcaaagccttcagTCGGAGTAAATGTCTTATTCGACATCAGAGCCTCCACACTGGGGAAAAGCCATACAAATGtagtgaatgtgggaaagccttcaatCAGAACTCTCAACTTGTTGAGCATGAgcgaattcatactggagaaaagcCTTTTGAATGTAGTGAATGTGGTAAGGCATTCAGTCTGAGTAAATGTCTTATTCGGCACCAGAGACTTCACACTGGTGAAAAGCCCTATAAATGCAATGAGTGTGGAAAGTCCTTCAATCAAAACTCACACCTTATTATACACCAGAGAATTcacactggtgagaaaccctatgaatgtaatgaGTGTGGGAAGGTATTCAGTTATAGCTCCAGCCTTATGGTACATCAGAGAACCCATACTGGGGAAAAACCTTATAAATGCAATGATTGTGGGAAAGCTTTTAGTGACAGCTCACAGCTTATTGTGCACCAGAGAGTTCACACCggagagaaaccttatgaatgtagtgagtgtgggaaagcctttagtCAGCGTTCCACTTTTAATCACCACCAGCgaactcatactggagagaagccctCAGGTCTGGGTTGGTCAGTTTCTTAGGGTATGGTTCTCTCAGACAGAGAGCAAGGACTTTGAGTTAAGCTTTCTTTATAAGAAGGATGCTCACATTGGTTTCCCAGAGCCACTAGTCACGGTGATTGCCTACTTGCTTTTCCTTGGATCACTAAGGTAGGAGAGTAGGAGTAACTTATTCCAATTCTTATCCACCTGTTAGGAAGACAAGGACTACACATGTCATTTAATTgtaggtttcctttttttctttatttttaaattttaactattttaaaatctatttcatttCTTAGTTATGCATCTCAAAATCAGACTCCATGCTTTTCAAAGACAGAGATAACATCTGTATTCTATCCTACTTCCTCCATTTCATCATTTAtacaaagtcattcaacaaggcTGATTCATGCCTTCCTGCCTCTTGGCTGTGGCCCTCCCCCATCTACTCTTTAAACTTTAATTTATAGCCTTCCATTGCTTTCATTCCTTATctaggaaacattttattttgtttgctaatCTTTGTCTCTCACAATTTTTGAAATCCATCTCATCTCTTAAGTACTTTCTTCTTCAaatgcttctttatttttcttcaacttcTCTTGATTTGACCTCAATGCTTTGAATTCACTGGTGCTACAATATGTAACTGTTGTTAAATTGCCTTGTAAATTTTGCGTGTCTGTATACTTTATAATAACTTGTAGGCTCTTTGAGGTCAGGTATGTATTTCTTTCCAATATAGATGGTATTTTGTACACATcagttgttaaataaataatttttaaaacctcaacTCTCATATTGAATTATCCTTAAAGTATGCACAATCTTTCTCCCCTTCCCAGCTGGACTAGAtgcctcctttttttgtttgtttgtttttgagatggagtcttactctgttacccaggctggagtgcaggggtataatctcagctcactgcaacctccacctctcgggttcaggtgattctcttgcctcagcctcccaagtagctggtactacaggtgtgcaccaccacgcccagctaatttttgtatttttagtagagactgggtttcaccattttggccaggatggtcttgatctcttgacctcgtgatcctccctttttggcctcccaaagcactgggattacaggcatgagccaccgtgcctggccaggactaAATGCTTTGAAAGATGAAAGTCCATCTCATCATAAAATATCATATACAGAAATCTCATTCATATCTTTTGCATGTACTCCTGGAAGTGTTACTGCTGTTACTTTAGCCTCAAAATGCGAATGgatttgtgcgtgtgtgtatgtatgtgaaagagacgtgtgtgtgtgtttgtgtgaatgtgtgtgtaacTAGGTATTTAGTTAGACAGTCATATCCCACTGATATGGACTTTGCCCTTCATGCTAATTCTGGTTCTGAACTTGCTGACTGTACTCTGTTTCCTAAATTAACAGATTAAGAACTGTGTCAAAATTTACTGCACAGAAGACTTGACTTTCATAGCAGTGGTACAGATGATTGAAAATCCAGCTGGCAGCATTCTCTGATGTTTGGAATTCACTATGGCGAGGCTTGTGGCAAGACAATAGATTCACAGTAATCTGTTTTCCTTATTAATTAGTCCTATCTACCTACAACTGCCATCTTAATTTAAAGATGAGAGCTGTACTTTTAATTATCATAATTGTCTTCTGAACCATCTTTAATTCCCCaaagatataagaaaataaatttcagcagattttctctccttttgccATCACAGGTCAGTCCATGAGCTTTAACAACTTTTCCCTTCCACCCTTGCAATATGGCCCAGATCTAGGGAACCTTTGCTTCTGGTGTTCACCACTTCTTTTTCCATCCCCTAAACTTATCTTAATAGGTTGACAGGATCTGCAGTGTGACAGAGTAGAGGAGGAGGCTAGAGGAGCCACGTCAGTTATATAATCTGGAGGGGAAATTTTGTGAGGTGTGGTATATGTCTTGACATAGAAGAAAGGGTGGAATTGAGGCATAAGAAAGTAAGATTAGATGTGTTTCTAAGGGAGACATCTCAGACAAGTTTAGAAAGAATAATAGGAGTCCAGAAAACATTATTATTGAACTCAGGACACAACTGAAAATTTGCCacttatgaatatatattttaaatttgttttcaactATATATTTGgtatgtgtttctgttttcattttggaaGATATGCCAATGAgacttttcattgttttaatttggaaGTTCCCAGATCCCATGGGCAAGCCCAACCCTATATGAGCACATGGGTCCAGCTCTCCACCCTGAGTTGGACGTTTCTGGTTAAGTCTTCAA
It encodes the following:
- the LOC100405057 gene encoding zinc finger protein with KRAB and SCAN domains 7 isoform X1, producing the protein MTTEGRGNVGLILRSTAFQKQEGRLTMKQEPASQTWGQGSSLQKNHPPVCEIFRLHFRRLCYHEMSGPQEALSRLRELCRWWLMPEVHTKEQILELLVLEQFLSILPGELRTWVQLHHPESGEEAVAVVEDFQRHLSGPEEVSAPAQEQEIHLEETTALAATKESPPASPLSGGSDFGAHLHPPYDPRTHHFANGDFAQPASPVPTLPQVGNSGDQAGATVLRMVRPQDTVAFEDLCVDYTQKNQKCPALSQRAMHCNVMPDNDHSMASLAGENKLESSELTPKQEIFKGSKSSNRTSGELFGVVPGGTETGDVCEDTFKELEGQTSDEERSRLENDFLETDEDKKKFTKDRFNKYKEVGEHTRLSSSPAENEEILKGQKSYQCDECGKTFHRSSHLIGHHRIHTGEKPYECNDCGKTFRQTSQLIVHLRTHTGEKPYECSECGKAYRHSSHLVQHQRLHNGEKPYKCNECAKAFTQSSRLIDHQRIHTGEKPYECNECGEAFIRSKSLVRHQVLHTGKKPYKCNECGRAFCSNRNLIDHQRTHTGEKPYECSECGKAFSRSKCLIRHQSLHTGEKPYKCSECGKAFNQNSQLVEHERIHTGEKPFECSECGKAFSLSKCLIRHQRLHTGEKPYKCNECGKSFNQNSHLIIHQRIHTGEKPYECNECGKVFSYSSSLMVHQRTHTGEKPYKCNDCGKAFSDSSQLIVHQRVHTGEKPYECSECGKAFSQRSTFNHHQRTHTGEKPSGLGWSVS
- the LOC100405057 gene encoding zinc finger protein with KRAB and SCAN domains 7 isoform X3 — encoded protein: MTTEGRGNVGLILRSTAFQKQEGRLTMKQEPASQTWGQGSSLQKNHPPVCEIFRLHFRRLCYHEMSGPQEALSRLRELCRWWLMPEVHTKEQILELLVLEQFLSILPGELRTWVQLHHPESGEEAVAVVEDFQRHLSGPEEVSAPAQEQEIHLEETTALAATKESPPASPLSGGSDFGAHLHPPYDPRTHHFANGDFAQPASPVPTLPQVGNSGDQAGATVLRMVRPQDTVAFEDLCVDYTQKNQKCPALSQRAMHCNVMPDNDHSMASLAGENKLESSELTPKQEIFKGSKSSNRTSGELFGVVPGGTETGDVCEDTFKELEGQTSDEERSRLENDFLETDEDKKKFTKDRFNKYKEVGEHTRLSSSPAENEEILKGQKSYQCDECGKTFHRSSHLIGHHRIHTGEKPYECNDCGKTFRQTSQLIVHLRTHTGEKPYECSECGKAYRHSSHLVQHQRLHNGEKPYKCNECAKAFTQSSRLIDHQRIHTGEKPYECNECGEAFIRSKSLVRHQVLHTVTPDPLRNFFTEPKEEIRQELCWADPLD
- the LOC100405057 gene encoding zinc finger protein with KRAB and SCAN domains 7 isoform X4, translating into MTTEGRGNVGLILRSTAFQKQEGRLTMKQEPASQTWGQGSSLQKNHPPVCEIFRLHFRRLCYHEMSGPQEALSRLRELCRWWLMPEVHTKEQILELLVLEQFLSILPGELRTWVQLHHPESGEEAVAVVEDFQRHLSGPEEVSAPAQEQEIHLEETTALAATKESPPASPLSGGSDFGAHLHPPYDPRTHHFANGDFAQPASPVPTLPQVGNSGDQAGATVLRMVRPQDTVAFEDLCVDYTQKNQKCPALSQRAMHCNVMPDNDHSMASLAGENKLESSELTPKQEIFKGSKSSNRTSGELFGVVPGGTETGDVCEDTFKELEGQTSDEERSRLENDFLETDEDKKKFTKDRFNKYKEVGEHTRLSSSPAENEEILKGQKSYQCDECGKTFHRSSHLIGHHRIHTGEKPYECNDCGKTFRQTSQLIVHLRTHTGEKPYECSECGKAYRHSSHLVQHQRLHNGEKPYKCNECAKAFTQSSRLIDHQRIHTGEKPYECNECGEAFIRSKSLVRHQVLHTD
- the LOC100405057 gene encoding zinc finger protein with KRAB and SCAN domains 7 isoform X5; protein product: MTTEGRGNVGLILRSTAFQKQEGRLTMKQEPASQTWGQGSSLQKNHPPVCEIFRLHFRRLCYHEMSGPQEALSRLRELCRWWLMPEVHTKEQILELLVLEQFLSILPGELRTWVQLHHPESGEEAVAVVEDFQRHLSGPEEVSAPAQEQEIHLEETTALAATKESPPASPLSGGSDFGAHLHPPYDPRTHHFANGDFAQPASPVPTLPQVGNSGDQAGATVLRMVRPQDTVAFEDLCVDYTQKNQKCPALSQRAMHCNVMPDNDHSMASLGENKLESSELTPKQEIFKGSKSSNRTSGELFGVVPGGTETGDVCEDTFKELEGQTSDEERSRLENDFLETDEDKKKFTKDRFNKYKEVGEHTRLSSSPAENEEILKGQKSYQCDECGKTFHRSSHLIGHHRIHTGEKPYECNDCGKTFRQTSQLIVHLRTHTGEKPYECSECGKAYRHSSHLVQHQRLHNGEKPYKCNECAKAFTQSSRLIDHQRIHTGEKPYECNECGEAFIRSKSLVRHQVLHTD